In Vibrio cyclitrophicus, one genomic interval encodes:
- a CDS encoding chalcone isomerase family protein: MAYPSNPTQTFKPENVIVRTHQRAQNTLLSFITLSLIFAALIFSGNTKASAVDDLNKLGQGEMSYLFWTLYSAEFYATPTNSERALKLEYYRSIDSKDLVDATEDQWNKLGYSDSNIQRWLKPLYAMWPNVEEGSTLTIRVAKDNVSRFYFDEQPIGTIQDKQFGEAFLAIWLSENTSEPVLRKQLLGLKK, translated from the coding sequence ATGGCTTATCCAAGCAACCCGACACAAACGTTCAAACCTGAGAACGTTATTGTTCGTACTCATCAGCGAGCACAAAACACACTTCTAAGCTTTATCACTCTCTCGTTAATTTTTGCTGCGCTGATATTTTCCGGAAACACTAAAGCCTCTGCGGTCGATGACTTAAATAAACTCGGCCAAGGTGAGATGAGTTACCTGTTTTGGACTCTCTACTCCGCGGAATTCTACGCGACTCCAACCAACTCTGAACGAGCCTTAAAGCTTGAATATTACCGCTCTATCGACAGCAAAGACCTCGTAGACGCTACCGAAGATCAGTGGAACAAGCTTGGCTACTCTGACAGCAACATTCAACGTTGGTTGAAACCCTTGTATGCGATGTGGCCTAACGTGGAAGAAGGAAGCACACTCACGATTCGTGTCGCTAAAGATAACGTGAGTCGTTTTTATTTCGATGAACAACCGATCGGCACCATCCAAGACAAACAATTCGGCGAAGCCTTTCTAGCGATTTGGTTATCTGAAAATACTTCTGAACCCGTTCTTCGTAAACAACTTCTAGGTTTGAAAAAATGA
- a CDS encoding DUF2878 domain-containing protein, translated as MKQFWIINLVLFQATWVCSAFFTAQAPFVTPLIVVVHFLLSPTRSSDLKILILLPLGLLLDSLMLHFGVFAVDSEIANQSWFPVWLICLWIMFLISFNHSLNWLLKCSKVILFAIGFVAGTSSYWGGIKAGALLTTWPDASVVAALAISWGILLPLLVAAYSNLIQPRMAITR; from the coding sequence ATGAAGCAGTTTTGGATTATTAATCTCGTACTGTTTCAAGCGACCTGGGTTTGCAGTGCCTTCTTTACCGCGCAAGCCCCGTTCGTCACGCCACTGATTGTAGTGGTTCACTTCCTCCTATCACCGACTCGCAGTAGCGATTTGAAGATACTCATTCTATTACCATTGGGGCTATTGCTTGATAGCCTCATGCTTCACTTCGGCGTGTTTGCCGTCGATTCTGAAATTGCCAATCAATCGTGGTTTCCTGTGTGGCTCATCTGCCTGTGGATCATGTTTTTGATTAGCTTCAACCACAGCCTTAATTGGCTTTTAAAATGCTCGAAAGTGATCTTGTTCGCCATAGGGTTCGTAGCAGGTACTAGTAGTTATTGGGGAGGCATCAAAGCAGGTGCCCTTCTAACGACTTGGCCAGATGCATCGGTAGTCGCTGCCCTTGCAATAAGTTGGGGGATTTTGTTGCCCTTACTGGTGGCCGCCTACTCCAACTTAATACAACCTAGAATGGCAATAACGAGGTGA